Proteins encoded together in one Pelosinus sp. IPA-1 window:
- a CDS encoding corrinoid protein, with amino-acid sequence MSINNKEIFQKLSDAVVEMDDDEVITLSNEIVAQGIDAYDAIDQGLSHGMEKAGKLFEEEEYFIPELLLCSDAMYAGLDVLKPHIKANTHGVKHKVVIGVVEGDTHDIGKNLVKIMLETSGFEVFDLGRDIPPQQFIDKAKEVNADIIALATLMTTTMDGMDEVVHLLKKEKIKDRYKVVIGGGPISQSFADKIGADGYAVNAADAVKLARRLVSDPSEVAV; translated from the coding sequence ATGTCAATAAATAATAAAGAAATTTTTCAAAAGCTATCTGATGCTGTTGTTGAAATGGATGATGATGAGGTCATAACACTTTCAAATGAAATTGTTGCACAAGGAATCGACGCCTATGACGCAATTGATCAGGGCCTTTCCCACGGTATGGAAAAAGCCGGAAAATTATTTGAGGAAGAGGAGTACTTTATTCCTGAGTTACTCCTCTGCTCAGATGCAATGTATGCAGGTCTTGATGTATTAAAACCACATATCAAAGCAAATACACATGGAGTAAAACATAAGGTCGTAATCGGTGTTGTCGAAGGTGATACTCACGATATTGGAAAGAATTTAGTAAAAATAATGCTTGAGACTTCAGGATTTGAGGTTTTCGACCTAGGCAGAGATATTCCACCTCAGCAATTCATTGATAAGGCCAAAGAAGTCAATGCAGATATTATCGCATTAGCAACACTGATGACCACGACTATGGATGGAATGGATGAAGTTGTGCATCTTTTGAAGAAGGAAAAGATAAAAGACCGATATAAGGTAGTCATTGGTGGCGGACCCATTTCCCAAAGCTTTGCAGATAAAATAGGAGCTGACGGCTATGCTGTAAATGCTGCTGATGCTGTAAAGCTTGCGCGAAGACTCGTGAGTGATCCTAGCGAAGTCGCTGTATAG
- a CDS encoding DUF1638 domain-containing protein, which translates to MTLKIIACEVMKEELLAIKPDNPVEYEFISMKLHLYPQKLHKELQDILDRSLEHSKIIFAFGLCGGSTKNLKASGTPLIIPRVHDCLPILLGSKATYEDFVKQEKGTFYLSCGWMITERNILSEHQRVCEKYGEKKALRILDRMYDSYKKILFIHTGCNEEEATMQQSKQIAELLKLRYDTVQGNDAYIQKIVNGPWDEEHFAHIAPFERIEEDLFGICDKTRETLHDKKRLGLCQVFGRRQKP; encoded by the coding sequence ATGACCCTCAAAATCATCGCTTGTGAAGTAATGAAAGAAGAACTACTCGCAATAAAACCTGATAACCCCGTAGAATATGAGTTTATTTCCATGAAACTTCACCTCTATCCACAAAAATTACACAAGGAATTGCAGGATATTCTAGACCGTTCCTTAGAGCATTCAAAGATTATTTTTGCCTTTGGTCTTTGTGGCGGATCAACCAAGAATCTAAAAGCATCTGGTACTCCTTTAATCATTCCTAGAGTTCACGATTGTCTGCCCATCCTTCTTGGTTCAAAGGCAACATATGAAGATTTTGTTAAGCAAGAAAAAGGAACCTTTTATTTGTCCTGTGGATGGATGATCACAGAAAGAAATATCCTTTCCGAGCACCAACGAGTTTGTGAAAAGTATGGAGAGAAAAAAGCCTTACGAATTCTTGACCGAATGTATGACAGCTATAAAAAAATATTGTTTATTCATACTGGTTGCAATGAGGAAGAGGCTACGATGCAACAATCCAAGCAAATCGCCGAATTGCTTAAACTCCGTTATGATACTGTACAAGGCAATGATGCCTATATTCAAAAAATCGTAAACGGTCCGTGGGACGAAGAACATTTTGCCCACATTGCGCCCTTTGAACGAATCGAAGAAGATTTATTTGGAATTTGTGATAAGACTAGAGAAACCCTACATGATAAGAAAAGACTTGGCTTGTGCCAAGTCTTCGGACGCAGGCAGAAGCCTTAG
- a CDS encoding putative sulfate exporter family transporter, which translates to MAGTTQSTLPWYQREDTWAIIIALGLVLAITAAFFGGVIGVFKSMAVSIPGWSNDVSKVTAGLSKNITGIFLLFGFFLVAFSIGARTMGYNVKKFIAGFTVLFIASVLISILGSNTFIKDWQLETPLLALLFGLIIGNTVTLPQWFQAGLKTEYYVKTGIVLMGATLPFTIIMQAGPLAILQATIVSVITFGVIYFAATRLFGLDERFAACLGAGGSICGVSAAIAIGGACRAKKEHVSVAISMVIVWAVVMIFVLPLWAKQLGMGAGPAGAWIGTSEFADAAGFAAAEAMGDERSVKTFTLMKVVGRDMFVGVWALVVAFLSVTIWENKSSATAERIDKGEIWRRFPKFIIGFFAASIFVTMLIAMMEPKSASDFSKDAIGSIKTLRGWTFTWTFLSIGFTTRFRELTSFGWKPLVAFTIGVLINVPLGYWLSNVVFVDYWLNIK; encoded by the coding sequence ATGGCAGGTACAACACAATCTACGCTTCCTTGGTATCAAAGAGAAGATACCTGGGCAATTATTATTGCTTTAGGACTTGTTTTGGCCATTACGGCTGCGTTTTTTGGTGGGGTGATAGGAGTATTCAAATCAATGGCAGTTAGTATTCCTGGGTGGTCTAATGATGTAAGTAAAGTTACTGCTGGGCTGAGTAAAAATATTACTGGAATCTTTTTATTATTTGGGTTTTTTCTTGTAGCTTTTTCGATTGGTGCTCGCACAATGGGTTATAATGTTAAAAAATTTATCGCAGGTTTCACAGTATTATTTATTGCGAGTGTGCTCATTTCTATCCTAGGTTCCAATACGTTTATTAAAGATTGGCAGCTAGAGACTCCGCTACTTGCCTTGCTATTCGGCCTTATTATCGGTAATACTGTGACACTGCCACAATGGTTCCAGGCTGGATTAAAAACGGAATACTACGTAAAAACTGGTATTGTTCTTATGGGAGCCACCTTACCCTTTACCATCATTATGCAAGCGGGTCCTTTAGCAATATTGCAAGCAACAATTGTTTCTGTTATCACTTTCGGAGTGATTTACTTTGCTGCAACCCGTTTATTTGGTCTGGATGAACGTTTTGCTGCCTGCTTAGGGGCGGGTGGATCAATTTGCGGAGTATCGGCTGCCATTGCCATTGGTGGTGCTTGCCGTGCGAAAAAAGAGCATGTTTCTGTGGCGATATCTATGGTCATTGTTTGGGCCGTAGTAATGATATTTGTACTTCCTCTGTGGGCAAAGCAACTAGGTATGGGGGCTGGACCTGCCGGGGCCTGGATTGGTACTTCGGAGTTTGCTGATGCAGCTGGCTTTGCGGCTGCTGAGGCAATGGGAGATGAAAGATCTGTTAAAACCTTTACGCTAATGAAAGTTGTTGGTCGAGACATGTTTGTCGGTGTATGGGCGTTGGTGGTTGCTTTTTTATCCGTAACAATTTGGGAAAACAAAAGTTCTGCTACAGCGGAGCGTATCGATAAAGGAGAAATATGGCGTCGTTTCCCTAAATTTATCATCGGTTTTTTTGCAGCCTCAATCTTTGTCACAATGCTTATTGCAATGATGGAACCGAAATCCGCGTCGGATTTTTCAAAAGATGCTATAGGCTCCATTAAAACATTACGTGGCTGGACATTTACTTGGACCTTTCTGAGTATTGGATTTACCACCCGTTTCCGTGAGTTAACTTCGTTTGGTTGGAAACCGTTAGTGGCATTTACCATTGGTGTGCTAATCAATGTGCCCCTTGGTTATTGGCTATCAAATGTAGTGTTTGTAGACTATTGGTTGAACATTAAATAA
- the metA gene encoding homoserine O-succinyltransferase — MPIKIPNNLPATNILESENIFVIHENRAYTQDIRPLKILILNLMPIKITTETQLLRLLGNSPLQVEVDFMYTATYCPTNTSQEHLIKFYETFEDIKSRNYDGMIITGAPVEQIPFEQVAYWDELCEIMEWSKTHVYSTLHICWASQAGLYYHYGIPKYDLPQKIFGVFPHKKNDTEQVKLFRGFDDIFHVPHSRHTEFKREDILKNPKLRILSESDISGVYAAADLTGRQFFIAGHSEYDPLSLKAEYDRDFAQGLSVQIPQNYYPNDDPTQTPVVLWRSAANLLFSNWLNYYVYQETPFDLSLL, encoded by the coding sequence ATGCCTATAAAAATTCCTAACAATTTACCTGCTACCAACATCCTGGAAAGTGAAAACATTTTCGTAATTCATGAGAACCGAGCCTATACCCAAGATATACGTCCTCTTAAAATATTAATTTTAAATCTCATGCCTATCAAGATTACTACTGAGACTCAATTACTCCGCCTGCTAGGTAATTCTCCTCTGCAAGTGGAAGTTGACTTCATGTATACTGCTACTTATTGTCCTACCAATACATCACAAGAACATCTGATTAAATTTTATGAAACATTCGAGGATATAAAATCTCGCAACTATGATGGCATGATTATTACGGGTGCACCTGTCGAACAAATTCCCTTTGAACAGGTAGCCTACTGGGATGAACTTTGCGAAATTATGGAATGGAGTAAAACCCATGTATATTCTACTCTCCATATTTGCTGGGCATCCCAAGCCGGACTATACTACCACTATGGTATTCCAAAATATGATCTTCCACAAAAAATATTTGGAGTTTTCCCCCACAAAAAGAATGATACGGAACAAGTCAAACTATTCCGTGGTTTTGATGATATCTTTCATGTTCCCCATTCCAGACATACTGAATTTAAACGGGAAGATATCCTAAAAAATCCTAAGCTGCGCATCTTGTCAGAGTCTGATATTTCCGGAGTGTATGCTGCCGCTGATCTAACAGGTAGACAATTCTTCATCGCAGGCCATTCAGAATACGATCCTCTTTCTCTCAAGGCTGAATATGATCGGGATTTTGCTCAAGGGTTATCAGTTCAAATCCCACAAAATTATTACCCTAATGATGACCCCACACAAACACCAGTAGTCCTCTGGCGAAGTGCTGCCAACCTGCTCTTTTCTAACTGGCTCAACTACTATGTTTATCAGGAAACGCCTTTCGATCTATCTTTATTATAA
- a CDS encoding MFS transporter → MLKTHNKNAQVSSLIHCKSYVHFWFSRVLTTLAYQMLAVAVGWQVYELTDSPFYLGLVGLAQFLPMFLLTLVVGHVADRFNRQKVICICQITEGVGVGLLAIGSYTGWLSKESIITIVFLIGAARAFEGPTMQAFMPGLVSAKIFPQALATVSSANQTANIIGPAIGGLLYAAGPGYVYCTISVLFLGASLLISRIKIQREIRKVHAVNLRELFAGITFIRRKPTILGAISLDLFAVLLGGATALLPIYAKDVLFIGPEGVGILRSAPAVGALLMSGLLAHYPLKRKVGRTMFSAVFVFGLATIVFALSTSFALSLASLVVLGAADVISVVIRSSLVQLQTPDEMRGRVSAVNSMFIGTSNQLGEFESGVTAAFFGTVPALLIGGIGTVLVVILWIKLFPELAQADRIAS, encoded by the coding sequence ATGTTGAAAACACATAATAAGAATGCGCAAGTTTCTTCCCTCATTCACTGCAAGTCATATGTACATTTTTGGTTTTCTAGGGTTCTGACAACTCTGGCGTATCAAATGCTAGCTGTTGCCGTGGGGTGGCAAGTCTACGAGTTGACTGATAGTCCCTTCTATTTAGGGTTGGTTGGTCTTGCTCAGTTTTTGCCAATGTTTTTACTAACTCTTGTTGTTGGGCATGTGGCGGACCGTTTTAATCGTCAGAAAGTTATTTGTATTTGTCAAATAACGGAAGGCGTGGGGGTAGGTTTGTTGGCAATCGGAAGTTATACTGGTTGGCTTAGCAAAGAAAGTATCATTACCATTGTATTTCTGATCGGCGCAGCCAGGGCTTTTGAGGGACCGACGATGCAAGCTTTTATGCCTGGATTGGTATCGGCTAAGATTTTTCCGCAAGCTTTGGCGACTGTTAGTTCGGCAAATCAGACAGCCAATATCATAGGGCCGGCAATTGGGGGATTACTTTATGCTGCAGGTCCTGGCTATGTTTATTGTACAATTAGTGTACTTTTTCTAGGTGCCAGTCTTCTTATTTCTAGAATTAAAATTCAACGTGAAATACGGAAAGTCCATGCTGTTAATCTACGAGAATTATTTGCTGGGATCACTTTTATTCGTCGAAAACCCACAATACTTGGTGCCATATCCCTGGATCTTTTTGCTGTACTGTTAGGAGGAGCAACTGCTCTATTGCCGATTTATGCTAAAGATGTGCTTTTTATTGGGCCAGAGGGAGTGGGGATTTTACGCTCAGCACCAGCCGTAGGTGCCTTATTGATGTCAGGTCTTTTAGCCCATTATCCTCTTAAACGTAAAGTCGGTCGAACGATGTTTAGCGCTGTATTTGTTTTTGGACTGGCTACCATTGTATTTGCCTTATCAACGTCCTTTGCTTTATCTCTCGCTTCATTAGTTGTCCTTGGTGCTGCAGATGTCATCAGCGTTGTCATTCGTTCCTCCTTAGTGCAATTGCAGACGCCAGATGAAATGCGGGGAAGAGTGAGTGCAGTCAACTCAATGTTTATTGGAACTTCTAATCAATTAGGAGAATTTGAGTCTGGTGTAACGGCAGCTTTTTTCGGTACAGTGCCTGCACTGCTGATTGGTGGTATTGGCACAGTATTGGTTGTTATTCTATGGATAAAACTATTTCCCGAACTCGCTCAAGCTGATCGAATCGCATCTTGA
- a CDS encoding NifB/NifX family molybdenum-iron cluster-binding protein has product MSKVAVASTDGIAINEHFGRAEEFWIYESNEGGAYQFIERRKKTLEESEGDHATTVQLLADVEVVLVNKIGPGAEKELRREGIIALSVSGTIDKALSAYAKRGKFIKNNALLGTIKGCQASGGLGCSNRCK; this is encoded by the coding sequence ATGTCTAAAGTTGCTGTTGCGAGTACTGATGGAATAGCCATTAATGAGCATTTTGGTAGAGCGGAAGAATTCTGGATTTATGAAAGCAATGAAGGGGGAGCTTACCAATTTATTGAACGTAGAAAAAAAACGCTTGAAGAATCTGAAGGCGATCATGCTACTACAGTTCAATTACTTGCTGATGTTGAAGTTGTACTAGTTAACAAAATTGGCCCGGGAGCGGAGAAAGAATTGCGACGTGAGGGGATAATTGCCTTAAGTGTATCTGGTACCATTGATAAAGCCCTTAGCGCTTATGCAAAAAGAGGAAAGTTTATCAAGAATAATGCACTACTAGGGACAATAAAAGGATGCCAGGCATCTGGTGGCTTAGGGTGTTCGAATAGATGTAAATGA
- the tsaA gene encoding tRNA (N6-threonylcarbamoyladenosine(37)-N6)-methyltransferase TrmO, with protein sequence MIDYKPIGIIHSPFKEAKGTPIQAVAAQEIVGSIELDPEYVAGLKDIEGFSHLMLLYHFHLIRESSLLVKPFLDNELHGIFATRSPSRPNSIGISVVRLIKVEGNTLYIKDVDTIDGTPLLDIKPYVPKFDVRETEKTGWFEKSIHKLSHTKDDGRFIK encoded by the coding sequence ATGATTGATTATAAGCCGATAGGTATCATTCACTCGCCCTTTAAAGAGGCAAAGGGGACACCAATTCAAGCTGTTGCAGCCCAGGAGATTGTTGGTAGTATTGAATTAGATCCAGAATACGTTGCAGGCTTAAAAGATATTGAGGGGTTTTCTCATCTTATGTTGCTGTACCACTTTCATTTGATTAGGGAGTCTTCTTTGCTAGTAAAACCTTTTCTGGATAATGAGCTGCACGGAATTTTTGCTACCCGATCACCAAGTCGACCTAACTCAATTGGCATATCAGTTGTACGTCTGATTAAGGTCGAAGGCAATACACTGTATATTAAGGATGTAGATACTATCGATGGGACTCCTTTATTAGATATAAAACCTTATGTACCAAAATTTGATGTCAGAGAAACTGAAAAGACTGGGTGGTTCGAAAAAAGTATACATAAACTTTCACATACAAAAGATGATGGTAGATTCATAAAATGA